The nucleotide sequence GGGCATGTCACCGGCGTGTCGAATGGTGAGACATTATCGTCCGGAGAGTGAGATCAGAGAGGGGTGAAGGCCCCGGAGGCGGGGCCGCCCGGGCAGGCGAAGGCCGCGGGCGGTCATGTATGCGGACGAGATCGTCTCAGTGAATGGACCAGGGGCGAGATCGGGCGCCCCTGGTGCTGATCGCGTCAGCCCGTCAGTTGGACGTTATTACCCGTGACCGAGACGTCTATGCCGTCCTTGGTGGCCTCCACCTTGTCGAGCCGCATGCCGGTGGGCAGTCCCTCGATCTTCCGCTCGATGTCGGCCTTCTCGCGCACCTTGTCCTCCCACTGGGGGATGCTGCCGCCCGGGATGGACTCGGCGTGCAGCCGGATGGTGGTCCCGTTCACGATGGTGACCTGGGAGTGGGCGGTGAGGCTGAGGCCCAGCAGACTGCCGGTGATCTTGACCTTGTTGGACCCCGACGAGTCGTAGCCGACGGTCACCCCCGGACCGGCGGCCTGCGAGAGGTCCGCGTAGCTGATGTGGGCCGAGCCGGTGGCGCGGTCGGCGCTGGCCGAGGAGAAGCTGCCCGAGATGCGGACGTTGTGCAGCTTCGCGTCGAGTTCGGTGACCCGGACGCTGCGGCCGTCCCCCGTGGCCGTGGTCAGCCCGTCCACACCGACGTCGACCTCGTCCAGCTCCTTGCCCGCGACCTGGGTGAGGAAGGGGAAGCCCTTGATCGAGACATTGGGCGTGGTGGTCAGGCCCTGCGAACTCTTGATCTTGTCTGCGGCCTTCGACTCCGCGATGTACACCGCGATGCGGTCGGCGGCCACGAAGAGGCCGCCGAGTATCACGACGACGATCAAGGTGATGCGTAGTGCGCGCATGTGCGTGGGTCCCCCAGGCTCGTGCTCAGGCCCTCGCCTGAGGCTGCGAGCCTATCCGGAGCGGCCGAGCGGGAGCCGGGGAGTCAGCCCAGTGCGCGGCCGATCACATAGACCACGGGGGCGGCGGCCGCGAGCGGCAGCGCCACGCCGGCCGTCATATGGACGAACCGCGAGGGGTAGTCGTAGCTGGCCACCCGGTGGCCGATCAGCGCGCACGCCCCGGCCGCGAACCCGAGCAGGGCGGCGGTGGAAGTGCCCGTTCCGGTGAGCTGCCCGGCCCCGACCCCGGCGCCCGTGGCGGCCGCCAGCGCGACCACGACGGCGGCGGCGGTCGGCAGCGGCAGCGCCCGGACGAGCACGGCCACGGCGACGGCGGCCGCCCCCACCACGACGGCGTCCGAGGACTCGGCGACGGCGGCCAGATGGCCGGCCGCGAGCACCGTAAGGGCCGTGGACGCCACAGCGGCCGTCAGCCCGTACAGCCGCTCGTCCGCGGAGGCGTGGCTGCGCAGCTGGAGGATGACCACCAGCAGCAGCCAGACGCCGATGGTGCCGATGAGGACCGTCGGGGCGTGCGCGGGCTCGGTGGCGAGCAGGCCGATGCTGGCGGCCAGACCGCCCGCGTAGGCGAGCGCGATGCCCTGCCGGGCGGGCCACATGCCGTTCAGCCGGAACCAGCCCGCCGCCGTGACCGCCTGCAGCACCGCCACCACGACGGCGACCGCCGGGCGGCCCAGCGGCGCGGTGGCCGCGAGCAGGCCGGCGAGCACGGCGGTCAGCGCGGCGGGGATGAGCCCCGGGGGGAGGATCTGCGGACGGCCCTCGGCGCGGGCCTTCTCGGCGGCGGTGAGCGGCCGGTCCGGCTGCGGGGCGGGCGGCTCGGCGGTCGTGGTCGCGGCTGCCGTCGCGGGGGCGGGCGCGGTCTGGGGCTGCTGGGTCTGGGGCTGCTGGGCCTGTGCGTGCTGGGCCTGTGCCGCGGTCCGGGGCTGTGCCGGGTGCGGAGGCTGTGCCGGGTGCTGGGCGGCGGGCTGGTACGGGTGCTGCTGATCCCAGCCCTGGGCGTACTGCCCCTGATGGGCCTGGTGGCCCTGGTTCGGGTGCTGGCCCTGGTGCGCCTGGTGTCCCTGGTGCCCCTGCTGGGCGGCGTAAGGATCCGCGTACGGCTGCTGTTGGTACTGCTGCTGCGGGTGCTGGTACTGCTGCGGCTGGGCCTGGGCGTACCCCTGCTGCTGCGGATAGCCCTCGTACCCCGGCCAGTCGCCCGGCTGCTGGACGCCCTGACCGTGGCCGCCGTTGCTGCCCGGGCCGCCGTTGCCGCCATTGCCGCCGTAAGGATGCGCGCTCTGGTCGTATCCGCCGTAAGGAGCCTCGTACGACCCGTACGGGGGATACGGCTGCTGGTACGGCTGCTGCTGGTTCTGCTGGTTCTGCTGGTTCTGTTGGTGATGAGGCTCGTGGGGCTCGTTGGGCTGGTGCGGCTGGTTGCTCATGAGCTCGGGGTTCACCCTCCTGCGAACGGCGGGAGCACCTCGACCGTGCCGCCCTCGGCGAGTTGGATCGTCTTGTGGTCGCGGGTGCCGACCGGGGTTCCGTCGACCAGGAACGAACAGCGCAGCAGCACGCGCGCGAACTCCGGTCGTGCGGTGTGCCGCTCCCGGGCCACCTCGAGCGCCTCCGCCAGTGTTCGCGCGGCGTACGGCTCCTCCGCGGTACCGGCCGCGGCGCGGGCGGCGGCCCAGTACCGGATGGTCCCGGCGGGCGTGTTCTTCATCGCCATCGCGATCCCTTTCCCGTCATCTGCCGCCTCCATGATGACGGGTGCGGGCGCGCGCCATGGACCACGCGCGGTTCGTCGAAAATACGGCCGGTTCGGGGCGTGCGTCACTTAAGGTTTCGGTGTGCTGGTACGACTGATACGGGCGCATCTGAGGCCCTATACCCGAACGATCACGCTGATCGTCTTATTGCAGCTGGTGCAGACCCTCGCCACTCTCTACCTCCCCGCGCTGAACGCGGACATCATCGACGGCGGAGTGGTGAAGGGCGACACCGGCTACATCGTCCGTGTCGGCGGGCTGATGATCGCCGTCACGTTTGTTCAGATCGTGTGCGCCGCGGGAGCCGTCTACTTCAGCGCCCGTACCTCCATGGCGCTCGGCCGCGATGTGCGCGCCGCCGTCTTCGACCGGGTGCAGTCCTTCTCCGCCCGTGAGATGGGCCACTTCGGGGCGCCGTCCCTGATCACCCGCACCACCAACGATGTGCAGCAGGTGCAGATGCTGTGCCTGATGGCGTTCACGCTGATGGTCTCGGCGCCGATCATGTGCGTCGGCGGTGTGGTCATGGCGCTCAACCAGGACGTTCCGCTGTCGGGGCTGCTCCTGCTCATCGTTCCGGTCCTGGGCGTGGTCGTCACGTTCATCGTCCGCCGGATGCGCCCGCTGTTCCGCCATGTCCAGGAGCGCATCGACACCGTCAACCGGGTGCTGCGCGAGCAGATCACCGGTATCCGGGTCATCCGCGCCTTCGTCCGCGACACCCATGAGCGCGACCGCTTCACCGCCGCCAACACCGGGCTGATGGACGTCTCGCTGCGGGCCGGACGGCTGATGTCGCTGATGTTCCCCGCCGTGATGCTGGTGGTGAACGTCTCCAGCGTGGCCGTCGTCTGGTTCGGCGGGCACCGGATCGACAGCGGCGGGATGCAGATCGGCGCGCTGACCGCGTTCCTCAGCTATCTGGCGCAGATTCTGTCGTCCGTGATGATGGCCACCTTCATGTTCATGATGGTGCCGAGGGCCGAGGTGTGCGCCGAGCGCGTACAGGAGGTGCTGGACACCGAGACCAGCGTCGTACCGCCCCTCGTGCCCGTCACGGCCGCGCCCGCCGACGCCGGACGAGGGCTGCTGGAGCTGCGGGGCGTGGAGTTCCGCTTCCCCGGCGCCGACGAGCCGGTGCTGCGCGACATCTCGCTGATCGCCCGGCCCGGCCGGACCACCGCCGTCATCGGATCCACCGGCAGTGGCAAGTCGACCCTGCTCGGGCTGGTGCCTCGGCTGTTCGACGCGACCGACGGCAGCGTCCACCTCGACGGGGTGGATGTGCGCGACCTCGACCCGGAGGTGATGACCCGGAACATCGGGCTCGTTCCGCAGAAGCCGTATCTCTTCGCCGGCACCGTCGCCTCGAACCTGCGGTACGGCAATCCCGACGCCACCGACGCAGAGCTGTGGCGGGCCCTGGAGATCGCCCAGGCGCGGGAGTTCGTGGAGTCCATGGAGGCCGGGCTCGACGCCCCGATCGCCCAGGGCGGAACCAACGTGTCCGGCGGCCAGCGGCAGCGGCTGGCCATCGCCCGGGCCCTGGTCCGCAGGCCG is from Streptomyces hygroscopicus and encodes:
- a CDS encoding membrane protein codes for the protein MSNQPHQPNEPHEPHHQQNQQNQQNQQQPYQQPYPPYGSYEAPYGGYDQSAHPYGGNGGNGGPGSNGGHGQGVQQPGDWPGYEGYPQQQGYAQAQPQQYQHPQQQYQQQPYADPYAAQQGHQGHQAHQGQHPNQGHQAHQGQYAQGWDQQHPYQPAAQHPAQPPHPAQPRTAAQAQHAQAQQPQTQQPQTAPAPATAAATTTAEPPAPQPDRPLTAAEKARAEGRPQILPPGLIPAALTAVLAGLLAATAPLGRPAVAVVVAVLQAVTAAGWFRLNGMWPARQGIALAYAGGLAASIGLLATEPAHAPTVLIGTIGVWLLLVVILQLRSHASADERLYGLTAAVASTALTVLAAGHLAAVAESSDAVVVGAAAVAVAVLVRALPLPTAAAVVVALAAATGAGVGAGQLTGTGTSTAALLGFAAGACALIGHRVASYDYPSRFVHMTAGVALPLAAAAPVVYVIGRALG
- a CDS encoding multidrug ABC transporter ATP-binding protein, which produces MLVRLIRAHLRPYTRTITLIVLLQLVQTLATLYLPALNADIIDGGVVKGDTGYIVRVGGLMIAVTFVQIVCAAGAVYFSARTSMALGRDVRAAVFDRVQSFSAREMGHFGAPSLITRTTNDVQQVQMLCLMAFTLMVSAPIMCVGGVVMALNQDVPLSGLLLLIVPVLGVVVTFIVRRMRPLFRHVQERIDTVNRVLREQITGIRVIRAFVRDTHERDRFTAANTGLMDVSLRAGRLMSLMFPAVMLVVNVSSVAVVWFGGHRIDSGGMQIGALTAFLSYLAQILSSVMMATFMFMMVPRAEVCAERVQEVLDTETSVVPPLVPVTAAPADAGRGLLELRGVEFRFPGADEPVLRDISLIARPGRTTAVIGSTGSGKSTLLGLVPRLFDATDGSVHLDGVDVRDLDPEVMTRNIGLVPQKPYLFAGTVASNLRYGNPDATDAELWRALEIAQAREFVESMEAGLDAPIAQGGTNVSGGQRQRLAIARALVRRPSVYLFDDSFSALDYATDARLRAALVDETENATVVIVAQRVSTIRGADLIVVLDAGRIVGAGTHGELMAGNETYREIVLSQLTEQEAA
- a CDS encoding sulfur carrier protein ThiS, with protein sequence MAMKNTPAGTIRYWAAARAAAGTAEEPYAARTLAEALEVARERHTARPEFARVLLRCSFLVDGTPVGTRDHKTIQLAEGGTVEVLPPFAGG